Proteins from a single region of Trichoplusia ni isolate ovarian cell line Hi5 chromosome 3, tn1, whole genome shotgun sequence:
- the LOC113492063 gene encoding uncharacterized protein LOC113492063 isoform X1 has translation MQCYNSTCLTPSTGAAPQIFASALQFFAATQCLVSEKRVPDADVRNLEKFDFIVVGAGTAGSILANRLSAVNNWSVLLIEAGDDEPVEAKIPALNSALMKNKYYDWFYQTAPNGRNNLANKNESVFWPRGKLLGGSSNLNAMIYIQGNDADFKNWYDAGNKEWSVEEVRRCFRKAESFQDMKALENPEISNHYGHDGPLVINTFNGTFGYSEMVLCAWDELGIKNVEDLNVANVMGSGIMRATAAGGIRQSHNRAYLYPAVHRKNLKIMKNSFVTKILIKNLSKTAYGVEVRKKSRKYKLLATKEVIISAGAINSPQLLMLSGIGSREHLRAKGISVLVDSPMVGQNLQDHILLPFPIYGNEPGERGVADEQFDAIRYLYNRTGYLAENRIANILAFYSENKNATYPDFQSHLHILWKNSSALRNLLGNIYSYKDQVVNPIVKMNQKHAIYFHAFNLLHPFSRGNISLVSNDPYDYPLIHNNYFSDPRDLESAVTGIKMLTRVVDTSYFRSIKAFLGRMEWPACDVYELDSRDYWKCICINMAVTIYHPVGTCMMGPDPQTSVVSSRLKVHGVNNLRVIDASIMPTITSGNTNAPVTAIGERGAELVIEDHMIVTSMNT, from the exons ATGCAGTG CTACAACTCAACATGCCTTACGCCATCGACGGGTGCAGCCCCTCAAATATTTGCGTCAGCATTGCAATTCTTTGCTGCAACGCAATGTCTTGTATCAGAAAAACGAGTTCCCGACGCTGATGTTCGTA ATTTGGAAAAGTTTGACTTTATAGTAGTAGGTGCAGGCACAGCTGGCAGCATACTAGCTAATCGTCTCAGTGCAGTAAACAATTGGAGTGTTCTACTTATTGAAGCGGGTGATGACGAACCAGTAGAAGCCAAg ATACCAGCGTTGAATTCTGCactcatgaaaaataaatattacgattGGTTCTATCAAACAGCTCCAAACGGGAGAAACAATTTAGCCAATAAAAACGAATCAGTGTTTTGGCCACGGGGTAAACTACTCGGTGGAAGCAGCAATCTTAATGCCATGATATATATTCAGGGCAATGACgcagattttaaaaattggtATGACGCTGGTAATAAAGAATGGAGTGTAGAAGAAGTACGCCGATGCTTCAGAAAAGCTGAAAGTTTCCAAGATATGAAAGCGTTAGAAAACCCTGAAATATCGAATCATTACGGACATGATGGACCACttgttataaatacttttaatggTACTTTTGGCTATAGTGAAATGGTCCTGTGTGCTTGGGATGAGCTTGGTATTAAAAATGTCGAGGACCTTAACGTTGCCAACGTGATGGGATCAGGAATAATGAGGGCAACAGCTGCTGGTGGAATACGCCAGAGTCATAATCGAGCTTATTTGTACCCTGCGGTTCACAGAAAAAACTTGAAAATCATGAAAAACAGCTTTGTTACtaagattttgattaaaaatctcTCCAAGACAGCTTATGGAGTCGAAGTACGCAAAAAATCTAGGAAATATAAGTTACTTGCCACAAAAGAAGTAATTATTAGTGCTGGTGCTATAAACTCTCCGCAGCTTTTAATGCTATCTGGAATCGGTTCCCGAGAGCATCTACGTGCAAAGGGTATTTCGGTTTTAGTTGATTCGCCAATGGTTGGACAAAATCTTCAAGATCACATTCTCTTGCCATTTCCAATATACGGCAACGAGCCCGGAGAAAGGGGTGTCGCTGATGAACAATTTGACGCAATCCGATATCTTTATAACCGTACAGGATACTTAGCTGAAAATAGAATTGCAAATATTTTGGCATTTTACTCCGAAAATAAAAATGCCACATACCCAGATTTCCAAAGCCATCTCCATATCTTATGGAAGAATAGTTCTGCTCTCCGAAATTTGCTAGGAAACATCTATAGCTACAAAGATCAGGTCGTAAACCCAATTGTTAAAATGAATCAGAAACATGCAATCTATTTTCATGCATTTAACTTGCTACACCCTTTTTCAAGAGGAAATATTTCGTTAGTTTCAAATGATCCTTACGATTATCCATTAATACACAACAATTACTTTTCTGATCCTAGAGATTTGGAATCAGCTGTAACTGGTATTAAAATGCTCACTAGAGTTGTTGACACTTCATATTTTCGATCTATAAAAGCCTTTTTAGGTAGAATGGAGTGGCCAGCGTGTGATGTATATGAATTAGATAGCCGAGATTATTGGAagtgtatttgtataaatatggcGGTGACTATATATCACCCAGTGGGGACTTGTATGATGGGACCAGACCCCCAGACATCTGTTGTGAGCAGTCGGTTAAAGGTGCACGGAGTCAACAACCTTCGAGTAATTGATGCCAGTATAATGCCAACCATTACCAGTGGCAATACAAATGCACCTGTCACGGCAATTGGAGAAAGAGGTGCAGAATTAGTCATAGAAGACCACATGATTGTAACTTCTATGAATACATGA
- the LOC113492063 gene encoding uncharacterized protein LOC113492063 isoform X2: MKNKYYDWFYQTAPNGRNNLANKNESVFWPRGKLLGGSSNLNAMIYIQGNDADFKNWYDAGNKEWSVEEVRRCFRKAESFQDMKALENPEISNHYGHDGPLVINTFNGTFGYSEMVLCAWDELGIKNVEDLNVANVMGSGIMRATAAGGIRQSHNRAYLYPAVHRKNLKIMKNSFVTKILIKNLSKTAYGVEVRKKSRKYKLLATKEVIISAGAINSPQLLMLSGIGSREHLRAKGISVLVDSPMVGQNLQDHILLPFPIYGNEPGERGVADEQFDAIRYLYNRTGYLAENRIANILAFYSENKNATYPDFQSHLHILWKNSSALRNLLGNIYSYKDQVVNPIVKMNQKHAIYFHAFNLLHPFSRGNISLVSNDPYDYPLIHNNYFSDPRDLESAVTGIKMLTRVVDTSYFRSIKAFLGRMEWPACDVYELDSRDYWKCICINMAVTIYHPVGTCMMGPDPQTSVVSSRLKVHGVNNLRVIDASIMPTITSGNTNAPVTAIGERGAELVIEDHMIVTSMNT, encoded by the coding sequence atgaaaaataaatattacgattGGTTCTATCAAACAGCTCCAAACGGGAGAAACAATTTAGCCAATAAAAACGAATCAGTGTTTTGGCCACGGGGTAAACTACTCGGTGGAAGCAGCAATCTTAATGCCATGATATATATTCAGGGCAATGACgcagattttaaaaattggtATGACGCTGGTAATAAAGAATGGAGTGTAGAAGAAGTACGCCGATGCTTCAGAAAAGCTGAAAGTTTCCAAGATATGAAAGCGTTAGAAAACCCTGAAATATCGAATCATTACGGACATGATGGACCACttgttataaatacttttaatggTACTTTTGGCTATAGTGAAATGGTCCTGTGTGCTTGGGATGAGCTTGGTATTAAAAATGTCGAGGACCTTAACGTTGCCAACGTGATGGGATCAGGAATAATGAGGGCAACAGCTGCTGGTGGAATACGCCAGAGTCATAATCGAGCTTATTTGTACCCTGCGGTTCACAGAAAAAACTTGAAAATCATGAAAAACAGCTTTGTTACtaagattttgattaaaaatctcTCCAAGACAGCTTATGGAGTCGAAGTACGCAAAAAATCTAGGAAATATAAGTTACTTGCCACAAAAGAAGTAATTATTAGTGCTGGTGCTATAAACTCTCCGCAGCTTTTAATGCTATCTGGAATCGGTTCCCGAGAGCATCTACGTGCAAAGGGTATTTCGGTTTTAGTTGATTCGCCAATGGTTGGACAAAATCTTCAAGATCACATTCTCTTGCCATTTCCAATATACGGCAACGAGCCCGGAGAAAGGGGTGTCGCTGATGAACAATTTGACGCAATCCGATATCTTTATAACCGTACAGGATACTTAGCTGAAAATAGAATTGCAAATATTTTGGCATTTTACTCCGAAAATAAAAATGCCACATACCCAGATTTCCAAAGCCATCTCCATATCTTATGGAAGAATAGTTCTGCTCTCCGAAATTTGCTAGGAAACATCTATAGCTACAAAGATCAGGTCGTAAACCCAATTGTTAAAATGAATCAGAAACATGCAATCTATTTTCATGCATTTAACTTGCTACACCCTTTTTCAAGAGGAAATATTTCGTTAGTTTCAAATGATCCTTACGATTATCCATTAATACACAACAATTACTTTTCTGATCCTAGAGATTTGGAATCAGCTGTAACTGGTATTAAAATGCTCACTAGAGTTGTTGACACTTCATATTTTCGATCTATAAAAGCCTTTTTAGGTAGAATGGAGTGGCCAGCGTGTGATGTATATGAATTAGATAGCCGAGATTATTGGAagtgtatttgtataaatatggcGGTGACTATATATCACCCAGTGGGGACTTGTATGATGGGACCAGACCCCCAGACATCTGTTGTGAGCAGTCGGTTAAAGGTGCACGGAGTCAACAACCTTCGAGTAATTGATGCCAGTATAATGCCAACCATTACCAGTGGCAATACAAATGCACCTGTCACGGCAATTGGAGAAAGAGGTGCAGAATTAGTCATAGAAGACCACATGATTGTAACTTCTATGAATACATGA
- the LOC113492062 gene encoding glucose dehydrogenase [FAD, quinone]-like — protein MECYNSSCLAPTTGTAPQTFAAALQFFAATQCLIPDNLIADPEVNDFNTYDIIIVGAGTAGSVLANRLSAIEEWNILLIEAGDDEPVEAKIPGMDKGMFRSKYDWNYITSNNGISNAANINGSINWPRGKMIGGSSNINAMIYIQGSDQDFQTWYDAGNEEWSVKEIRRCFKKAESFQDQKLLKNRRIARHYGSDGPLVVNTCNSTLRNITDRVLAAWDDIGIRNVDDLNVANLMGSGITRVTTANGVRQSHSRAYLYPILERKNLKIMKNCLVTKILIDDNGDIKEARGVEVQHGSDSIKIYASKEVIISAGAINSPQILMLSGIGPKEHLISKNISVIVDSPMVGKNLQDHCIIPVTIFSDGPSEPSKADKQFDTMKYLYNRTGSLAQISIGDILAFYSARRNAKSPDYQSHFSFMWKNSSTITEALTRRFRYKDEVANPLIRLNKEHALYMLLFNVLHPHSKGNISLSTNDPNDHPLIYPNYFSDPRDLESAATGLRILTQVLKTRPFREVGAFLGRMEWPACDGFELNSREYWKCVCLNMVLTVYHPVGTCMMGKDPQTSVVSSRLKVHGVDSLRVIDASIIPNITSGNTNAPVTAVGERGAELVLEDYNQVSS, from the exons ATGGAATG TTACAACTCATCATGCCTAGCACCAACGACGGGAACTGCTCCACAGACATTCGCAGCGGCTTTGCAATTTTTTGCGGCAACACAATGCTTAATACCAGACAATCTGATAGCTGACCCAGAAGTAAACG ATTTTAACACATACGATATCATAATAGTCGGAGCAGGCACAGCTGGTAGTGTGCTAGCCAATCGGCTGAGTGCAATAGAAGAATGGAATATATTACTTATAGAAGCAGGTGATGATGAACCAGTGGAGGCCAAG ATACCAGGAATGGATAAAGGCATGTTTAGGTCTAAATACGATTGGAATTACATAACATCTAATAACGGTATTAGTAATGCAGCCAATATAAACGGATCAATTAACTGGCCACGAGGAAAAATGATTGGCGGTTCTAGTAATATCAATGCTATGATATACATACAAGGCAGCGATCAAGATTTCCAGACTTGGTATGACGCAGGCAATGAAGAATGGAGTGTAAAAGAAATACGCCGATGCTTCAAGAAAGCTGAAAGTTTCCAAGATCAAAAGTTACTCAAAAATCGAAGAATAGCCAGACATTACGGCAGTGATGGACCACTTGTAGTAAACACCTGTAACAGCACTTTGAGGAATATTACGGATAGGGTATTAGCCGCATGGGATGATATCGGTATAAGAAACGTCGATGATCTGAATGTTGCAAACTTGATGGGCTCAGGTATCACAAGAGTAACTACTGCAAATGGCGTACGACAAAGTCACAGCCGTGCTTATTTATATCCAATACTGGaaagaaagaatttaaaaattatgaaaaattgtttaGTGACTAAAATCTTAATAGATGATAATGGAGACATCAAAGAAGCTCGTGGTGTAGAAGTGCAGCATGGTTCAGATAGTATAAAGATTTATGCCTCAAAAGAGGTTATTATAAGCGCGGGAGCTATCAATTCACCGCAAATATTGATGCTGTCAGGTATCGGGCCCAAAGAACAtcttatatctaaaaatatttcagttattgTTGATTCGCCAATGGTCGGCAAAAATCTACAAGATCATTGTATTATACCCGTTACAATTTTCAGTGATGGTCCTAGCGAACCAAGTAAAGCAGATAAGCAATTCGATACAATGAAATATCTTTATAATCGTACTGGGTCTTTAGCGCAAATCTCTATTGGTGATATTTTGGCATTTTATTCAGCCCGCAGAAATGCAAAATCACCAGACTATCAAAGTCATTTTTCATTTATGTGGAAAAATAGTAGCACCATTACAGAAGCACTGACCAGACGGTTTCGGTACAAAGATGAAGTAGCAAATCCATTGATTCGACTTAATAAGGAACACGCACTTTATATGCTTTTGTTTAATGTGTTGCATCCACATTCCAAAGGAAACATTTCGTTAAGTACAAATGATCCAAATGACCATCCATTGATATATCCGAATTACTTTTCTGATCCCAGAGATTTAGAATCAGCTGCGACTGGACTGAGAATACTAACACAGGTTTTAAAAACTCGTCCATTCCGTGAAGTTGGCGCATTTTTGGGTCGGATGGAGTGGCCAGCATGTGATGGATTTGAATTAAACAGTCGAGaatattggaaatgtgtctgtTTAAATATGGTACTGACAGTGTATCATCCAGTGGGGACTTGTATGATGGGTAAGGACCCACAAACTTCTGTTGTGAGCAGTCGGTTAAAGGTCCATGGCGTTGACAGCCTCCGTGTTATTGATGCCAGTATAATACCAAACATTACTAGTGGAAATACAAATGCACCTGTAACTGCCGTTGGGGAAAGAGGGGCAGAATTAGTTTTGGAAGACTACAATCAAGTCTCAAGCTGA